The Actinomycetota bacterium nucleotide sequence GGATGTACAGGAGTATTTGAACGGAATCATCGAGAAAGTAAAAGCCAATCCTCTAATCAATGTCTACACCAATGCAAGGATCAAAGAGGTCGCGGGTTACGTTGGGAATTTTAAGACTACGGTCATAGCCGATGGTGTGGAAAGGGAGTTAGAACATGGAATCGTCATCGTGGCCACGGGTGGTCGGGAATACCAGCCCGAAGAATATTTGTATGGAAAGGATGCCAGGGTAATCACACAACGGGAATTGGAGGAAAAAATCGCTCAAGGCGACGACGCTGTTTTAAATTCAAATACCATCGTCATGATCCAATGCATTGGCTCCAGGGAGAGGGAGCGATCATATTGCAGCCGTATATGTTGCACGGAGGCCGTAAAGAACGCCCTTAAAATGAAGGAAAAGAACCTCAAAGCAAATATATTCATCCTGTATAGGGACCTGAGAACTTATGGCTTCCGAGAAGATTATTATCGAAAAGCTCGGGAAGCAGGCATAATATTCATCCGCTTTGATGAAGATAAAAAACCCAAGGTTGCCAAAGGGAAGGAAGCTTTGGAGGTCCTGGTCAGAGACCCCATTTTAGGTGAAGAAATTTTACTCCGACCGGATCTCCTGGTTTTAAGCGTGGGCATCGTCCCCCAACCCGATAACGAAGAACTGGCCAAAATGTTGAAGGTACCTTTAAATGAGGATGAATTTTACCTGGAAGCCCACATGAAACTTCGTCCGGTCGACTTTGCAACGGATGGCATTTTCCTATGCGGTCTGGCACATTCACCGAAGTTTATGGAGGAGAGCGTCTCTCAAGCATATGCGGCAGCCTCAAGGGCTTCTACCATATTGGCCAAGGACAAAATCGAGCTAGAGGGGACGATAGCAACGGTAAATGAGTTTAGATGCACTGGATGTGGAATGTGCATATCCGTCTGTGCTTATAATGCATTGGAGCTGGATGAAGAGAAGAAGGTGGCCAGGGTGAACGAGGTGCTGTGTAAGGGGTGTGGAGCTTGTTCTGCAACCTGTAGATGTGGTGCTATAGACGTACTGGGTGTCAGCAACGAACAGATTCTCTCCTTAGTCGACGCCCTATGAATAAGCTCTGGAGCTCGTAGCTCAGCAGCTCAGTTTTCAGAGCTTCGGAGCCTCTGAGCTTCTCAACTATAGAGCTTCTGAGCTGTTGTGAGGGAGATTTTATGAGCAAGAAATCAGAACTCCAAACTCCAAACTCCAAACTGCAAACTGGGAACTGGGAGCCGAAAATCGTGGCTTTCCTGTGTAACTGGTGTAGTTATGCCGGAGCCGATCTAGCTGGAATCGGCCGGATTCAATATCCTCGAAATGTGCGAATCATTCGCGTTCCCTGTTCGGGAAGGGTGCATCCCTTGTTCATCATTAGGAGTTTACAGAACGGTGCGGATGGAGTCCTTGTTTCGGGATGTCACCCCGGTGATTGCCATTACATCAGCGGGAATTACATCGCCAGGAGAAGATTCGCCATTCTCAAAAATCTCCTCGAATACGTGGGCATTGAACTGGGAAGGGTGCAGTTCTCTTGGGTCTCCGCTTCCGAAGGTGAAAAGTTCGCCAAGGTTGTCAAGGATGTGGTGGAGCAGGTTAAAGCTTTAGGTCCAGCAAAGAGATTGGTGAAAAGGAAGGCCGACCCTCATGAGTTTTAAGGCTCTTTAAAGGTGCGTATATCCATGCAAAAAAGGGAGAAATTGCTAAAAGAAGAGGTTAAAAGGTTGCTCGATGGGAAGCAAGTCGAGCTGGTAATCGGCTACGAGAAGGGCACCCTTGCTCTTCGAACGACTCCATCCTTCATTACCAGCGCTGATGATGTCGAGAGACTCGTTTGGAATGAGTTCTGTGAAAACAATCTTGCCAAGTACCTGCCCGGAAGAAAGGAGAAGGTAGCCATCGTTGCCAAGGGATGCGATGTTCGCTCAATCGTGGGTTTGATTCAGGAGGGGCAAATTACCAGAGAACAGATATTTATAATTGGTATTCCCTGCGAGGGAATAATCGATAGAAGAAAAATTGAATCGAGGTTAGGCAAAAAGGAGATATTGGAAGCCGCCTGTGAAAATGGGAAAATTCTTCTCCGCGGAGAGGATTTCCAAG carries:
- a CDS encoding hydrogenase iron-sulfur subunit; the encoded protein is MSKKSELQTPNSKLQTGNWEPKIVAFLCNWCSYAGADLAGIGRIQYPRNVRIIRVPCSGRVHPLFIIRSLQNGADGVLVSGCHPGDCHYISGNYIARRRFAILKNLLEYVGIELGRVQFSWVSASEGEKFAKVVKDVVEQVKALGPAKRLVKRKADPHEF